Genomic segment of Sutcliffiella horikoshii:
ATTACAAGTGGTGGAATTAGTACGTGGGATTCGAAATACAGAAACTATTAAGACAAAACAACCACTATCTCAACTTACAATAATCCCTTCTAACCCAGATAAAGGAAAAAAAATAAAAGACTACATTAGTATTATTCAAGATGAGATCAACGTAAAAGAAGTTGTAGTTAAGGAATCTTCTGATCATCTTTTAAGGTATGATATAAAGCTGAACTACCGATTAGCAGGACCTGTACTCGGAAATAAAATAAGTGTTGTAAAAGCTTATTTAGAAACGATGTCTGATGAAGAAGTAGCAAAGGTTGTTAAAGGTGATAAGGTAATCATACCCAATGCTGATGGAGAGATTGAGGTATCGCTAGATTTACTAAATATCGAACGTGTAGCTGATTCCGGCCTTTCAATGGAATCTAATCAAAACTTTCACGTTGTCCTAGATACGACAATCACTGAAGAGCTTCGACTAGAAGGGTTGGCTCGAGAAGTGATTCGAGTTATACAAGATGACCGTAAAAAACAAAGTTTACCAATCGATCTTCGTGTTGACATTACCCTTGATGGAGACGAAGATGTAAAGAAAGCAATTCAACAAAATGAGAATGTGATACGTGAAAACGTTCTTGTGAACGACCTTATTTTTGGTAAAACAGATACAATGAAAGAATTTTCAATTGGAAAAAATAAAGTAAGGGTATCAATCCATATATAGAACGTATTAAACATTTAAGTATGCCCAAAATATCGTCAATATCAAGTAAGTAGTGCCCTAAAATTAACTTTAGTTATTTAACATGTAATATATAATGAAGGTACGAAAAATATAACATTAATATTAAAGAACAGAAGTCAGGACCCTTAACATGTCTCCATTTTCTACGTTTTGGGAACTATTTCTAAGTTGGAAAATAAATACATAAAGAGCAATTCCTTTGATTGTACAAAAGGGAGTTGCTCTTTATCGTTAATAATTTTTAGAAAACCTGAACTACGATTCCACACTACGTTAAAGGAGGAATTTGATAGAATAATCACTTTCAGAAGGAAATTCATCTAGCCTAAACGGGGAGGATAGTTCTTTTTGTTATCGTTATTTAGTAACAAACCTGTTTCAGATCCAGATAGAAATAAGAGAAGGTGCTCGTGTTATTTATGTTCCTTTTGCCTGGTTCTATTTTCAATTTACTTTACGAATAAACTGAGGATAGTATCTCCCCTGCCACTTTTTGATATATTCCTCCTAACAGACATCATTGAACAGGCAAACTCTAATCCACCTAAAGGTATATGAGGCTGCATAACAGTTGTTACTTAGTAAATATTGCTAAAATATGTGAATATAGATAAAACTATCAAATTCTTATATTTCAATGCGGGAACGCCATGGATTGGTGGGATCTTCAGGAATTCTATAGAAGTTGAGAACCTTATTGCCGCGTATTTCTTTCATCATTTTCTTCCTGAAGAGGTAATGTAGCAAATCGTAGAACTCCTTCTGCCCATCTGTCTGAAAGCTGATGAAGAGGAGGATTTAAACGTGATGACCTTGTCAGGCAATCTGTTTTAATTATGGAAGCAAGTTTAGAAGGCAAGAGTTTTAAATAACTCAAACAGCCATCGAATCACCTAAGATTCGATGGCTATGTTAAATTATGTATGTACTGGCTCCCTGTTCTGCATTAAGTGGCTCTTTCCTTCCGCCTCAATTACTTATTCAAGATAATGGCCCTTTAATGGAATATAGAGTATATAACAGCTCTTACAATGTTGTTAGTAGTTTTGTGTCAAAAAAAATGACACAAAAGTCCTTAGTGGCTACTATAAAACTTAGTAATACCAACTACTTTTGAGTAAGGACTTTTGTGTCAATAAATATTAGAAATTTTACTAAGTTTTTAAACAATGCTAATAAATAACTATCCTTCTAAACTAAAAATAGCCTTTTCGTTTTGGTAATATGGAATAAATTGTTCAGCTTTTTTCTGAAAGAAAATAGCCTCAAGTTCGTTTAACGCTTTTCGTGCTTCTGAATCCCCCAATCCTTTTAAGGATTCTATTTCATTCACTCCATCAAGTTTATAGCGATTTTTTTCAACTGAAATATCATACCGATGAACATGATCGGAGCCTGCGAGAAGTTTTGCTGTCCCAAGAGATTGTGATGATTGACCGCTCATAAATGCTTCTATAGCTTTAATTCCCCAATAACCTCTTCCCAATGCTAATTTTCTGGCACGCTCAATTGAAAATGGTTCAGATAAGCATCCTATACTTAGCACCTGAAATGTTCCTGGTTTCCAATTTAGCACTCCAATTGCCTCTACAACTGCGATTCCAACAGGGTTATTTGCCCACATTCCCCCATCTACTAGAGGGGTGCCAGACTCGGTACGCTTAGTTGGAAAAAAGGTTGGTGCCGCAGATGTTGCTAGAGCTGCTTCAACAATAGATCTCTTAAAGTCCCTCTTGAAACGGTCGTGATGTGCGGTTTTATACAAATATACTTCCCCGGTCTCTAAATTTAACGATGGAATCATCACCCGGGTTTTACACTCACCTATTTTTTTTGAGCCAAAACAATTTATTAAGGCAGCTTCTAACGGATTTTGACTATATTTTGCCCATCCAATTTGTCTTAGTGTTTTCAATAATGAATTCCCTTTAAAGATTGATGGGCCTTCACTTTCATAGAAGGTAAGTATTTCCTTTGCACTCATTCCACATGCTAATCCTAGCGCAATAATACCGCCAGTAGAGGTACCAACAATAAGATCAAAATAATCTCCTATGTTGCCCTCTATTTCATCCTCAATAGAAGCTAAAAAGGAAGATGGAAAGACTCCCTTTATTCCACCACCATCAATGGTTAACACTTTCTTCATTTATTTTCCCCCTCTTTTTAATCGGTTCAAAGTGTTCACCGCCTCCTAACCATTCTCCTGTTGCGTGCCACAATTCATAGTAGTATAGCCAAAGGCTTGTCCAGGGGATAATAGTTTCAGCGATATACATATTTTTTGACCATTCTTTTTTTCTTGGTCGGAACAAACAAAGTTTTAGTCCCGGATATACATGAGGGATATTCTCCTCTCCTCTTTTCGTTAGCTGAGGAGATTGAACTTTGACGCATGGTTGCGTCATGGCAAGCGAGTACGAAACTTGAACCGTATAAGTAGCACTAATTTCAGTAGGTGTAAGGTTACCAGTCCATATTGCCGTATTCTTCTTCCAACTAACTTCAAATGAAGGGAACAATTTTTCCATCGCAATTACTTGGTTTCCTAAAGCTAGGTAGTCTTTCTTGAAATACTTACTCTTATTGGCCATAGAATGTATTCGTCCTTACCTGAACCGTATTTTCTTTAGAAGCTGCTACCAGTACCCCGGAAGATGCGATGAATAGCGTATTGGCTGTTCTATTTTTCTCGACCAATTCCGCCTGCTCTTTGAGGCTTTCCTCAATGATGGTCTCTCCAAACATAAGCTTTAGCTCTGTCGCAACATCTTTTATCCCTTCCAATTTATTTAATTTATTCCAATGCTGTTTAAAGTCACGAATAAAATCTAAAAATTTTTCATATAAATCAGGCCGACCTTCCCAACGCTCACTTAATTCTTCCTCTTTGTTGGTTGGATTGAACACCTTCAAACGCCCATCTTGAGGAATATTAAGTATAACTTTTTCCAAGATACCATCAATGGCTTCGTTAACGGAAACCTCTCCGTTATAATACATCCCGGCAAATGTAGTTAGAACAATGCTTATTGGAGCAAATTCTAAGTCATCTTCGAAATAGATGTCCCTGTAACGTTTAATTAGCTGGACTGCACGTTTTAACGGGGGCTTACGGTTTAGATCTTCGTCAATAGGTAGTGGCTGAATAGAAGCTGCCTTCTTTTCCATAAGTACATGCCAATATTGTTCTAATTGATCATTAAACCACTGGGCATAACCTTTTGGATTGCTATCCTTCCAGTCTTCTGCTTTTCTGTCCGGCACTTTTACATTGGTGTTATTTCCTTTATCAGTGGGATGAGCAGGCAGAATATCCATATGAAACTCATTTGCGTAATTTAGTCGAATGCAACGATTTTTTCTTTCCACCATTTTCTTGTATGTTTCGTGTTCTCTGAGGCGTCTTTCAATTGAATCTAGAAGTTTGATGGGGTCTTTTCCTTGCCAGCTTTCATTAATTTCACAAACAAGGTCAAGATCGTATTCTTGTTGTTTACGTGGTTTGACAGTGGTGTTAATGCTTAGGGATCCTTGAGGATAAATAAGTACGTCTTTCCCCTTGAAGTATGTTTCATCTTTTGATAACCAAGTACCTACTGATAGGTATCTATTTTCTGCTAGTTCTCGCTGCGATTTGCTTATTTGAAGCTTTTGTCCGACACGTTGCAATAAATCGTCTAACTGATTATTAAAGTTATCAAACATATATGTCCCCCTCTAAAACGAATGTTTGTTCTACCTTTAATCATTATATCCTAACCTTTTTTATTCGGTCAACAAAATATCAATATATAGTATGTTTAATAAAAATAAAACACTTTATATAGTGTGTTATTTTTATTGTATATGAAACATACTACTGCATCTGAAGCAAGGCGCCTATATTTAACTACGAGTAGAATAAAAGTTAATAGATAGGAAAATTTGTTTTTTATCTAGTTCCCTTCGTCCAAATTCATCATTTTCTCTAAGGGAAATTCAATGTTTTAGAGGATTTATAGAAGGGAAATGTTCGATTTGCTTGTTTGTTAAAAGAGAAACACAACTGTATTTTTATCTTTGAACACAAATAAAAAAATGGAGTGAAGGACAGTGGCAAGTAAACTAATGACTTATTATCGAGCAAAGAGAGAACTTGAAAGACTGAACCGGTATATTTCACTGGTCGATGAGTATCCAAGCACTACACTGGAACAATGGATTATTAAAGAATATGCAATTACTAATAGTCTGGTAGAAGTAGCAAGAAGAGCTAATGAGAATGGACTTAGAATAAATGGAGAAATGGAAATAGATCGAGACTATGTGGTGTTTGTTGTAGACTCCAAACCTAAGTCAGATGATGATCTACATAAGCTTTTACGAAGTGCTTATAGAGCTAAATCTAGGGCAATAAAAAATAGATACCTTTAAGAGCTAGAAAGGACACGACTAACTCCGTAAGAAAAACTAGTTGAATTGATGTAATAGAAAGATATATATTCTTAGGAGTAGCAATCCGGCTTATTCTTTTTTGATAAGTAAAGTCCAACTACATACCTTCGCAGTTGGACTTACTAAACACACACTATATTTATCTCAA
This window contains:
- a CDS encoding CBASS cGAMP-activated phospholipase codes for the protein MKKVLTIDGGGIKGVFPSSFLASIEDEIEGNIGDYFDLIVGTSTGGIIALGLACGMSAKEILTFYESEGPSIFKGNSLLKTLRQIGWAKYSQNPLEAALINCFGSKKIGECKTRVMIPSLNLETGEVYLYKTAHHDRFKRDFKRSIVEAALATSAAPTFFPTKRTESGTPLVDGGMWANNPVGIAVVEAIGVLNWKPGTFQVLSIGCLSEPFSIERARKLALGRGYWGIKAIEAFMSGQSSQSLGTAKLLAGSDHVHRYDISVEKNRYKLDGVNEIESLKGLGDSEARKALNELEAIFFQKKAEQFIPYYQNEKAIFSLEG
- a CDS encoding nucleotidyltransferase domain-containing protein gives rise to the protein MFDNFNNQLDDLLQRVGQKLQISKSQRELAENRYLSVGTWLSKDETYFKGKDVLIYPQGSLSINTTVKPRKQQEYDLDLVCEINESWQGKDPIKLLDSIERRLREHETYKKMVERKNRCIRLNYANEFHMDILPAHPTDKGNNTNVKVPDRKAEDWKDSNPKGYAQWFNDQLEQYWHVLMEKKAASIQPLPIDEDLNRKPPLKRAVQLIKRYRDIYFEDDLEFAPISIVLTTFAGMYYNGEVSVNEAIDGILEKVILNIPQDGRLKVFNPTNKEEELSERWEGRPDLYEKFLDFIRDFKQHWNKLNKLEGIKDVATELKLMFGETIIEESLKEQAELVEKNRTANTLFIASSGVLVAASKENTVQVRTNTFYGQ